One genomic segment of Drosophila melanogaster chromosome 3L includes these proteins:
- the CrzR gene encoding corazonin receptor, isoform A, whose protein sequence is MEDEWGSFDRLPSVPSASMDLETENEVVSNWSTLANFTRLVAGAAPEIVNYTLNMIDVGVGMATDISNLSVSTTPLPAYAISNSSSLAHTNSRHEAPPMAEQVPEHVMDHAPQLSRSGLLKVYVLAVMALFSLLGNLLTIWNIYKTRISRRNSRHTWSAIYSLMFHLSIADVLVTWFCIIGEAAWCYTVQWLANELTCKLVKLFQMFSLYLSTYVLVLIGVDRWIAVKYPMKSLNMAKRCHRLLGGTYILSLVLSLPQFFIFHVARGPFVEEFYQCVTHGFYTADWQEQMYATFTLVFTFLLPLCILFGTYMSTFRTISSSEKMFQGSKLANYSTAKLPTQTNRQRLIHKAKMKSLRISVVIIIAFLICWTPYYVMMIMFMFLNPDKRLGDDLQDAIFFFGMSNSLVNPLIYGAFHLCPGKGGKSSGGGGNNNAYSLNRGDSQRTPSMLTAVTQVDGTGGSSRQMRAFRQQSYYRSSSNGTAGPGAAPFKEQVGLLHVGPGNGTPGGSVSSGATPQLIRKGSALLARQPSCLREQEHQQRLLLHEKPSTLVLSYDSQRGGVGVGVASGLLDNNERVSSV, encoded by the exons ATGGAGGACGAGTGGGGCTCCTTTGATCGTCTGCCCAGTGTTCCGAGTGCCTCGATGGATTTGGAGACGGAAAACGAGGTGGTCAGCAATTGGTCCACACTGGCCAACTTCACGCGACTTGTGGCTGGTGCCGCTCCTGAAATCGTCAACTATACGCTCAACATGATCGACGTGGGTGTGGGCATGGCCACGGATATATCCAATTTGAGCGTGAGCACCACGCCCCTGCCCGCCTACGCAATCTCCAATAGCTCCTCACTGGCGCACACCAATAGTCGCCATGAAGCACCACCGATGGCGGAACAGGTTCCGGAGCACGTGATGGATCACGCACCTCAACTATCCCGATCCGGGTTGCTGAAAGTGTATGTCCTGGCGGTAATGGCACTGTTCTCTCTGCTGGGCAACCTGCTGACCATCTGGAATATCTACAAAACCCGCATCTCAAGAAGAAACTCACGGCACACGTGGAGTGCTATCTACTCACTGATGTTCCATCTGTCCATCGCCGATGTCCTGGTCACCTGGTTCTGCATTATCGGGGAGGCCGCGTGGTGCTACACCGTCCAGTGGCTGGCCAATGAGCTCACCTGCAAGCTGGTGAAGCTCTTCCAGATGTTTAGCCTCTACCTGAGCACCTATGTCCTGGTCCTCATCGGAGTGGACCGCTGGATAGCGGTCAAGTATCCGATGAAGTCGCTCAACATGGCCAAGAGGTGTCATAGGCTACTTGGCGGTACTTACATCCTGTCGCTGGTGCTCAGCTTGCCACAG TTCTTCATCTTCCATGTAGCGCGTGGCCCATTCGTGGAGGAGTTTTACCAGTGCGTCACCCACGGATTCTACACGGCGGATTGGCAGGAGCAGATGTACGCCACCTTCACGCTGGTCTTCACCTTCCTGCTGCCGCTGTGCATCCTGTTTGGCACCTACATGTCCACCTTCCGCACCATTTCCA GCAGCGAAAAGATGTTCCAGGGATCAAAGTTGGCCAACTACTCAACGGCCAAATTGCCCACACAGACGAATCGCCAGAGGCTGATACACAAGGCCAAGATGAAGTCGCTTCGCATATCCGTGGTGATCATCATAGCGTTTCTCATCTGCTGGACGCCCTACTACGTCATGATGATTATGTTCATGTTCCTCAATCCGGACAAAAGG CTGGGCGACGATCTGCAGGACGCCATCTTCTTCTTCGGCATGTCAAACAGCCTGGTCAACCCACTCATCTACGGTGCCTTCCACCTGTGTCCTGGCAAAGGGGGCAAGTCGAGCGGCGGgggcggcaacaacaacgcctACAGCTTGAACAG GGGCGACTCGCAGCGCACTCCATCCATGCTAACGGCGGTGACGCAGGTGGACGGCACAGGTGGCAGTTCCCGCCAGATGCGGGCCTTCCGCCAGCAGAGCTACTACCGCAGCTCCTCCAACGGCACAGCCGGACCGGGTGCAGCTCCCTTTAAGGAGCAGGTTGGCCTGCTGCACGTGGGTCCCGGCAATGGGACGCCCGGTGGCTCCGTCTCTAGCGGCGCCACGCCGCAGTTGATCCGTAAGGGATCGGCTCTGTTGGCCCGACAACCCAGCTGTCTGAGGGAGCAGGAGCACCAGCAGCGTTTGCTGCTGCACGAGAAGCCCTCGACCCTGGTGCTCAGCTACGACAGCCAGCGGggcggagtgggcgtgggcgtggccagcgGTCTGCTGGACAACAACGAGCGAGTGTCGAGCGTGTGA
- the CG10418 gene encoding uncharacterized protein: protein MLFYSFFKSLVGKEVVVELKNDLSICGTLHSVDQYLNIKLTDISVTDPDKYPHMLSVKNCFIRGSVVRYVQLPGDEVDTQLLQDAARKEAVVSTR, encoded by the exons atg CTCTTTTACTCCTTCTTCAAGTCGCTGGTGGGCAAGGAAGTCGTTGTGGAGTTGAAAAACGACCTCAG CATATGTGGCACCCTGCACTCGGTGGATCAGTACCTGAACATCAAGCTGACGGATATCAGTGTCACAGATCCGGACAAGTACCCCCACATGCTGAGCGTCAAGAACTGCTTCATCCGTGGCTCCGTGGTGCGATACGTGCAGCTGCCGGGCGACGAGGTGGACACCCAGCTGCTCCAGGATGCGGCGCGAAAGGAGGCTGTTGTGAGCACAAGATAA
- the CrzR gene encoding corazonin receptor, isoform B, producing MEDEWGSFDRLPSVPSASMDLETENEVVSNWSTLANFTRLVAGAAPEIVNYTLNMIDVGVGMATDISNLSVSTTPLPAYAISNSSSLAHTNSRHEAPPMAEQVPEHVMDHAPQLSRSGLLKVYVLAVMALFSLLGNLLTIWNIYKTRISRRNSRHTWSAIYSLMFHLSIADVLVTWFCIIGEAAWCYTVQWLANELTCKLVKLFQMFSLYLSTYVLVLIGVDRWIAVKYPMKSLNMAKRCHRLLGGTYILSLVLSLPQFFIFHVARGPFVEEFYQCVTHGFYTADWQEQMYATFTLVFTFLLPLCILFGTYMSTFRTISSSEKMFQGSKLANYSTAKLPTQTNRQRLIHKAKMKSLRISVVIIIAFLICWTPYYVMMIMFMFLNPDKRLGDDLQDAIFFFGMSNSLVNPLIYGAFHLCPGKGGKSSGGGGNNNAYSLNRGDSQRTPSMLTAVTQVDGTGGSSRQMRAFRQQSYYRSSSNGTAGPGAAPFKEQVGLLHVGPGNGTPGGSVSSGATPQLIRKGSALLARQPSCLREQEHQQRLLLHEKPSTLVLSYDSQRGGVGVGVASGLLDNNERVSSVXEQLAMAVAAAAVAVDAPDTVEAAAATASADADANVAMEDACSCCHCLSRELVRRQLELQVLPVQ from the exons ATGGAGGACGAGTGGGGCTCCTTTGATCGTCTGCCCAGTGTTCCGAGTGCCTCGATGGATTTGGAGACGGAAAACGAGGTGGTCAGCAATTGGTCCACACTGGCCAACTTCACGCGACTTGTGGCTGGTGCCGCTCCTGAAATCGTCAACTATACGCTCAACATGATCGACGTGGGTGTGGGCATGGCCACGGATATATCCAATTTGAGCGTGAGCACCACGCCCCTGCCCGCCTACGCAATCTCCAATAGCTCCTCACTGGCGCACACCAATAGTCGCCATGAAGCACCACCGATGGCGGAACAGGTTCCGGAGCACGTGATGGATCACGCACCTCAACTATCCCGATCCGGGTTGCTGAAAGTGTATGTCCTGGCGGTAATGGCACTGTTCTCTCTGCTGGGCAACCTGCTGACCATCTGGAATATCTACAAAACCCGCATCTCAAGAAGAAACTCACGGCACACGTGGAGTGCTATCTACTCACTGATGTTCCATCTGTCCATCGCCGATGTCCTGGTCACCTGGTTCTGCATTATCGGGGAGGCCGCGTGGTGCTACACCGTCCAGTGGCTGGCCAATGAGCTCACCTGCAAGCTGGTGAAGCTCTTCCAGATGTTTAGCCTCTACCTGAGCACCTATGTCCTGGTCCTCATCGGAGTGGACCGCTGGATAGCGGTCAAGTATCCGATGAAGTCGCTCAACATGGCCAAGAGGTGTCATAGGCTACTTGGCGGTACTTACATCCTGTCGCTGGTGCTCAGCTTGCCACAG TTCTTCATCTTCCATGTAGCGCGTGGCCCATTCGTGGAGGAGTTTTACCAGTGCGTCACCCACGGATTCTACACGGCGGATTGGCAGGAGCAGATGTACGCCACCTTCACGCTGGTCTTCACCTTCCTGCTGCCGCTGTGCATCCTGTTTGGCACCTACATGTCCACCTTCCGCACCATTTCCA GCAGCGAAAAGATGTTCCAGGGATCAAAGTTGGCCAACTACTCAACGGCCAAATTGCCCACACAGACGAATCGCCAGAGGCTGATACACAAGGCCAAGATGAAGTCGCTTCGCATATCCGTGGTGATCATCATAGCGTTTCTCATCTGCTGGACGCCCTACTACGTCATGATGATTATGTTCATGTTCCTCAATCCGGACAAAAGG CTGGGCGACGATCTGCAGGACGCCATCTTCTTCTTCGGCATGTCAAACAGCCTGGTCAACCCACTCATCTACGGTGCCTTCCACCTGTGTCCTGGCAAAGGGGGCAAGTCGAGCGGCGGgggcggcaacaacaacgcctACAGCTTGAACAG GGGCGACTCGCAGCGCACTCCATCCATGCTAACGGCGGTGACGCAGGTGGACGGCACAGGTGGCAGTTCCCGCCAGATGCGGGCCTTCCGCCAGCAGAGCTACTACCGCAGCTCCTCCAACGGCACAGCCGGACCGGGTGCAGCTCCCTTTAAGGAGCAGGTTGGCCTGCTGCACGTGGGTCCCGGCAATGGGACGCCCGGTGGCTCCGTCTCTAGCGGCGCCACGCCGCAGTTGATCCGTAAGGGATCGGCTCTGTTGGCCCGACAACCCAGCTGTCTGAGGGAGCAGGAGCACCAGCAGCGTTTGCTGCTGCACGAGAAGCCCTCGACCCTGGTGCTCAGCTACGACAGCCAGCGGggcggagtgggcgtgggcgtggccagcgGTCTGCTGGACAACAACGAGCGAGTGTCGAGCGTGTGAGAGCAGCTGGCGATGGCGgtagcggcggcggcggtggcggtggatGCACCGGACACAgtagaagcagcagcagcaacagcatcagccGATGCGGATGCGAATGTGGCGATGGAGGAcgcctgctcctgctgccatTGCCTGAGCAGGGAGCTGGTGCGGCGGCAGTTGGAGCTCCAAGTGCTTCCAGTGCAGTGA